A region of the Sphingomonas sp. S2-65 genome:
GCACTGACGATCTGCGTGGCCTGCTTCCCCTCGGCCAGGCCGATGCGCATGCGGACGTGCCGGCCGGTCATCAGGAAGGTGTCGGGACCGAGCTGCGCGACCAGCGCGCCGCCCTCGGGCTGGTCGGCCATCGGATGCTTGTCCTGCTTGAGCCAGGTCCAGCTCGCCTCGCCCATCTGCCAATGGCCATATTGCACGCTCACCCGCCAGCGGCCGAGGACCTGCGACTGGTCCTTGCCGTCGCTGCCCTTGGTGGTGCCCCAGGTTGGGTTCTCGAACGCGATCCGCGCCCAGTCGCGCGCGATCGGGTGGAACAGGCCATAGGGATCGGCGAAGGCCGCGACGGTCGCGTCGTCGAAGCTCTTGGCGCCCAGCGGGTAATTGAAGAAGCCGGTCTCATCCATGCCGAACGGCGCGAAGCCGATCGCGCCATGGCCCAAGGCCGGCCACAGGAAGCGGCCATATTCTGCCGCGTTGCCGATCTCGGGCACCATCAGCGCATTGTCGGGCTTGGCATAAGCCGCGAGGAAGCCGGTCACCTGCTCGGGATTGCGATTGTAGATGTCGGGCGCGATCAGGTCGAGCGCGGGCGCCGCGACCTTCCAAATCGGCATCACGTCCCAATTGGGCCCACCCGAAGGCCCTGCCCCCTTGGCCGGGTCGAAGGCGTCGCCCAATGCGGCGTTCACATACATCGGCAGCGGCTTCACCGCTTTGCCCGCCGCGGCGATCTCGCCAATATATTTGGCGTAATACCAGGTGTTGAAATAGCGGTCGGCATTGGCGCCGAAGACTGCGCTCCAATTGCCCGGACGCTTGTTCATCGCCTTGAGCAATGCCGCGGGCACCGGCCCGGCGAACAGCTTCTGCGCTGCCGGCGAATGATCGCGGTCCAGCCCATAGCTGCCGCTTTCATTCTCGGGCTGCACCATGATGACGGTGTTCTGCGGATCGATCCGCTTGAGGTGCGTGATCAATGCGACGAAGGCGCGCTT
Encoded here:
- a CDS encoding DUF5597 domain-containing protein, which produces MTKSLRLASALLCLTAAAAPIAAAAQDVPHIATRNGKHALIVDGAPFLMLGAQANNSSNYPDALPKVWPFLKRIHANTLEIPVAWEQVEPVEGQFDFSYVDTLVAQARANDMRLVLLWFASWKNTGNTYAPAWVKSDTRRFARMTKPDGSPHYVISPHGRATLEADKRAFVALITHLKRIDPQNTVIMVQPENESGSYGLDRDHSPAAQKLFAGPVPAALLKAMNKRPGNWSAVFGANADRYFNTWYYAKYIGEIAAAGKAVKPLPMYVNAALGDAFDPAKGAGPSGGPNWDVMPIWKVAAPALDLIAPDIYNRNPEQVTGFLAAYAKPDNALMVPEIGNAAEYGRFLWPALGHGAIGFAPFGMDETGFFNYPLGAKSFDDATVAAFADPYGLFHPIARDWARIAFENPTWGTTKGSDGKDQSQVLGRWRVSVQYGHWQMGEASWTWLKQDKHPMADQPEGGALVAQLGPDTFLMTGRHVRMRIGLAEGKQATQIVSAEEGTFVGGQWRMSRRWNGDQIDYGFNFTDKPVLLKVTMGTYR